In Risungbinella massiliensis, a single window of DNA contains:
- the rimI gene encoding ribosomal protein S18-alanine N-acetyltransferase has translation MIVAPEPDFSFRPLRDQDVPELYEKVERVSFTAPWPEKAFYDEIHHNQFAHYTVLELNGEIAGYCGLWLILDEAHITNIAIRPEYRGIGLGKAMLVYVMELARLAGSTKMTLEVRVSNEVAQNMYKQLGFEVKGVRPRYYSDNQEDAYIMWVNLDGKENGLFGTWN, from the coding sequence ATGATAGTAGCTCCAGAACCTGATTTTTCATTTCGACCTTTACGGGATCAAGATGTCCCAGAACTATATGAGAAAGTGGAACGAGTTTCTTTTACAGCACCTTGGCCGGAAAAGGCATTTTATGATGAGATTCACCATAATCAGTTTGCGCATTATACCGTATTAGAATTAAACGGAGAGATTGCGGGGTACTGTGGATTGTGGTTGATTTTAGATGAGGCTCATATTACCAATATTGCTATTCGACCCGAGTATCGTGGAATAGGTTTAGGCAAAGCTATGCTTGTTTATGTGATGGAGCTAGCAAGACTAGCTGGATCGACCAAAATGACACTCGAAGTTCGAGTTTCCAATGAGGTCGCGCAAAATATGTATAAGCAGCTCGGTTTTGAAGTAAAAGGCGTTCGTCCTCGTTATTATTCGGATAACCAGGAAGATGCCTATATAATGTGGGTGAACTTAGATGGAAAAGAAAACGGATTGTTTGGTACTTGGAATTGA
- the tsaB gene encoding tRNA (adenosine(37)-N6)-threonylcarbamoyltransferase complex dimerization subunit type 1 TsaB — MKMLVMDTSTLVLGVAVVEHDKVLGEFHTNLHKNHSIRLMPAIEQLLQDLEIEATDLEGIAVAVGPGSYTGIRIGVTTAKTLAYTLEIPLYTESTLTVMAMNAFRFPGVIVPMLDARRQRVYTGAYQVQGELLGEILHQQVIALSDWLEQLKTFEQPILFLGDDVGKFRSEIEEKLGNQALFGHPTEHIPRAGNLGVLAMQKWAREELATPLSFAPNYLQVTEAEANWLKKQSKGAELDDSSSRT; from the coding sequence AACACGATAAGGTTTTAGGAGAATTTCACACTAATTTGCACAAAAACCATTCTATTCGATTGATGCCAGCGATAGAACAGTTACTTCAAGATTTGGAAATAGAAGCAACCGATCTAGAGGGGATTGCGGTTGCGGTAGGTCCGGGATCCTATACCGGAATTCGTATCGGAGTAACTACTGCAAAAACACTAGCATATACATTGGAAATACCTTTGTATACGGAATCTACACTTACTGTAATGGCAATGAACGCTTTTCGATTTCCTGGTGTAATTGTCCCGATGTTAGATGCGAGAAGACAGCGAGTCTACACTGGTGCCTATCAGGTACAAGGAGAACTATTAGGAGAAATCTTACACCAACAAGTGATTGCTCTGTCGGATTGGCTGGAACAGCTAAAGACTTTTGAGCAACCCATCTTGTTCTTGGGAGATGACGTGGGAAAGTTTCGCTCTGAAATTGAGGAAAAACTAGGTAATCAGGCTTTGTTTGGCCACCCTACAGAGCATATCCCTCGTGCAGGTAATCTGGGAGTTCTAGCTATGCAAAAGTGGGCTCGTGAGGAACTAGCAACACCACTGAGTTTTGCACCCAATTATCTCCAAGTGACAGAAGCAGAGGCGAATTGGTTAAAAAAACAGTCTAAAGGAGCAGAGTTGGATGATAGTAGCTCCAGAACCTGA